One region of Malania oleifera isolate guangnan ecotype guangnan chromosome 6, ASM2987363v1, whole genome shotgun sequence genomic DNA includes:
- the LOC131157104 gene encoding meiotic nuclear division protein 1 homolog, producing MSKKRGLSLDEKREKILQIFYESQDFFLLKELEKLGPRKGVISQSVKDVVQSLVDDDLVLKDKIGTSVYFWSLPSCAGNQLRNVHRKLDSDMQSGERRLAELLGQCDALKKGREESDEREKALGELKAVELKYNELKDEMGKYADNDPAAFEAMKKAIEVSHTAANRWTDNIFALQQWCSNNFPQAKEQLEHMYQEIGITDDFDYLELPAVVSLLS from the exons ATg TCAAAGAAACGCGGCCTTTCATTGGATGAGAAGCGAGAAAAGATTCTTCAAATCTTTTATGAGTCACAAGACTTCTTCCTT CTAAAGGAACTTGAGAAGTTGGGCCCACGAAAAGGTGTTATCAGCCAGTCTGTGAAGGATGTTGTGCAAAGTTTAGTGGACGATGACCTTGTCTTAAAGGACAAGATAGGAACTTCT GTGTACTTTTGGAGTCTTCCTAGCTGTGCTGGAAACCAG CTGAGGAATGTGCATCGTAAACTTGACTCTGATATGCAAAGCGGTGAAAGGCGCCTTGCTGAGCTTCTTGGTCAGTGTGATGCATTAAAGAAGGGAAGAGAGGAATCT GATGAACGGGAGAAGGCATTAGGTGAGCTAAAAGCTGTTGAACTGAAGTATAATGAGCTGAAG GATGAAATGGGAAAGTATGCAGACAATGATCCAGCTGCCTTCGAAGCAATGA AAAAAGCGATTGAAGTTTCCCACACAGCAGCTAACAGATGGACAG ATAACATTTTCGCACTGCAACAGTGGTGTTCAAACAATTTTCCGCAGGCAAAAGAGCAGCTCGAACACATGTACCAGGAG ATTGGAATAACAGATGATTTTGACTATCTGGAATTACCAGCAGTTGTTTCACTGCTGAGTTGA
- the LOC131158686 gene encoding uncharacterized protein LOC131158686 encodes MHRFNTATLDIRNLDMGVALAALTTALQPKSILYSLGKKLPANIGELMARAQKYINLEEMMDTRGNHIKLKRKGNNRETREPSRPTKRQDTSTLHTNSKTRGDSSKFSTYTPLNALQSDVLMHIRKKDYVSWPESMQTPSYKRNMSKFFQFHRDHRHDTKECIQLKNEIEALIKRGYLSRFINNGDRQGKPHEQKRPNEDEKEEHIIGEIAVIFGGSASGGDSRGARKRYAKQILSTKRGEPSGKRNKQDDVIIFDNGDEEGVQQPHDNALVVSLLVANYKLGQYQQRQLPQQQEPPPFGSFQSLPKGLVRGARPHGAHYGQQRTFPEHPKSVNTSQQPFLPMLGPWSPVENKQREEQIKNTKEKKEKTDKHSQKA; translated from the exons ATGCATCGCTTCAACACTGCGACCCTGGATATTCGCAACCTAGACATGGGTGTGGCTTTGGCAGCTCTGACCACGGCCCTTCAGCCCAAAAGCATCTTGTACTCTCTAGGGAAGAAGCTGCCAGCTAATATAGGAGAATTGATGGCCCGAGCACAGAAGTACATCAACCTGGAAGAAATGATGGACACCAGGGGAAATCACATCAAGCTGAAAAGGAAAGGTAATAATCGGGAGACAAGAGAACCCTCTAGACCCACGAAGAGACAAGATACCAGTACGCTGCACACCAACTCTAAGACGAGAGGGGACTCCAGTAAGTTCTCCACCTATACACCTCTAAACGCACTGCAGTCTGATGTGTTGATGCACATAAGGAAGAAGGACTATGTCTCGTGGCCTGAATCTATGCAAACCCCTTCATATAAACGCAACATGTCCAAGTTCTTtcaattccatagggatcatAGGCACGACACAAAGgagtgtattcagttaaagaacGAGATTGAAGCCTTGATCAAAAGGGGATACTTGTCGAGATTCATAAATAATGGAGATCGGCAAGGGAAACCTCACGAGCAGAAGAGACCCAACGAGGACGAGAAGGAAGAACATATCATAGGGGAAATCGCGGTGATCTTTGGAGGGTCTGCTAGTGGCGGAGATAGTAGAGGTGctcgcaaaagatatgctaagcAGATACTCTCAACGAAAAGAGGGGAACCAAGCGGCAAAAGGAACAAACAAGATGATGTTATCATCTTTGACAACGGAGACGAAGAAGGAGTGCAACAACCACACGACAATGCACTAGTAGTCTCCCTACTGGTGGCAAATTACAAA CTCGGGCAGTATCAGCAGCGGCAGCTGCCACAACAACAGGAACCTCCTCCCTTTGGATCCTTTCAATCTCTTCCTAAAGGGCTTGTTCGCGGAGCTCGGCCTCACGGAGCTCATTATGGGCAACAACGTACTTTTCCCGAGCATCCAAAGTCTGTCAATACATCTCAGCAACCTTTTCTTCCTATGCTAGGGCCATGGTCGCCGGTTGAGAACAAACAAAGGGAAGAACAGATTAAAAACACAAAGGAGAAAAAGGAGAAGACGGACAAGCACAGTCAAAAAGCATGA